In one Parcubacteria group bacterium genomic region, the following are encoded:
- a CDS encoding DUF167 domain-containing protein, translating into MKIFIKAKPNSKNESIKKLSETNFEICVKEPPIKGQANAAIIMALAKHFKVPFSAVRIISGHTSRQKIVEINY; encoded by the coding sequence ATGAAAATATTTATAAAGGCTAAACCCAATTCAAAAAACGAGAGCATAAAGAAATTAAGTGAAACTAACTTCGAAATTTGCGTTAAAGAACCGCCGATAAAGGGCCAAGCCAACGCGGCGATTATTATGGCGCTCGCCAAACATTTTAAAGTGCCATTCTCGGCAGTAAGAATTATCTCCGGCCACACTTCAAGGCAAAAAATAGTTGAAATAAATTATTGA
- a CDS encoding DUF1573 domain-containing protein: MENKNNIIIWSAIILAIVVGFIWISRRSSENQTPKASLTGSSALAAAESFFDFGKISMAKGNVSHDFSVKNTGSKPVNITKIYTSCMCTTAILQMSSGKELGPYGMPGHGGFAPAINQIVMPGEEITIKTIFDPAAHGPAGVGPIERAVYVENDSGKPFEIQFKAVVTP, encoded by the coding sequence ATGGAAAATAAAAATAATATCATTATCTGGAGCGCCATCATTCTCGCCATTGTTGTCGGATTTATTTGGATTTCACGCCGCTCGTCTGAAAATCAGACTCCGAAAGCATCCTTAACCGGATCAAGCGCGCTTGCGGCTGCCGAAAGTTTCTTTGACTTTGGTAAAATCTCTATGGCCAAAGGCAATGTCAGCCATGATTTTAGCGTTAAAAATACCGGCTCAAAACCCGTAAATATCACCAAAATTTATACTTCCTGCATGTGTACCACAGCGATTTTACAAATGTCTTCCGGCAAGGAACTCGGCCCTTACGGCATGCCCGGGCACGGCGGTTTTGCGCCGGCAATCAATCAAATTGTAATGCCGGGCGAAGAAATAACAATTAAAACGATATTTGATCCGGCGGCTCACGGTCCGGCCGGCGTTGGGCCAATTGAACGAGCGGTTTATGTTGAAAATGATTCCGGCAAACCTTTTGAAATTCAATTTAAAGCAGTTGTGACCCCGTAG
- a CDS encoding copper-translocating P-type ATPase produces MALIPKEVDGGITEFDVSELSHKDHEMAMASPQMAKKMEADMRRRFLVSFLLSIPIFLYSPVGINFFKLNLPTPIPVNWLLLILTTPIVFWTGSIFITGTYYSLKARKLNMSVLIATGVLAAYLFSVLLTVARPGSETFYEAAALLVTFVLFGHWMEMKSRRGTSDALRALFDLVPPQAKVVRDGKEITIPSAEIIHNDIVVLRPGDKVPVDGVIVDGESSIDESLVTGESIPVSKTVSDKVVGGSVNQTGAVKFKATQVGSETVLAQIIKLVETAQNSKAPGQRIADKAAGWLVIVAISSGLAAFMGWYFGADAGLLIALTFAISAVVIACPDALGLATPTAVAVGTGIGAKHNILIKDAATLENTSRISAIILDKTGTLTEGKPKVTDVMAFNDFTEDDLLKYEASLEAGSNHPLAKAIFEETERRNALPLKPMENFESIAGYGLKAKIAGKIVLAGKEKLLNDNGVATEPMKDILDRLAKEGKTLSLLSIDGVFAGVIAAADPPRANSKKTIMALKNLGLEVAMITGDHPKVAEGIGHELGIDRVFAEVLPGDKAKYVKKLQDEGKFVAMVGDGINDAPALAQSDIGIAIGAGTDVAIETGNIVLMKSDPYDIVAALRLSKATVTKMKQNLFWAAIYNILAIPVAAGIFYSSLGWSLRPEISALLMSASSIIVATNAVLLKRVEPKLKI; encoded by the coding sequence ATGGCGCTTATTCCCAAAGAAGTTGACGGCGGAATAACGGAATTTGATGTTTCGGAGTTGAGCCATAAAGATCACGAAATGGCGATGGCCAGCCCGCAGATGGCAAAAAAAATGGAAGCTGACATGCGCCGCCGGTTTTTAGTTTCTTTTCTGCTTTCCATCCCGATTTTTCTATATTCACCCGTCGGCATTAATTTTTTCAAACTAAATCTTCCGACTCCCATTCCCGTCAATTGGTTGCTCCTGATTCTTACCACCCCAATTGTATTCTGGACAGGTTCAATTTTTATTACGGGCACCTATTACTCGCTTAAGGCGCGTAAGCTCAATATGTCGGTTTTAATTGCCACCGGCGTTTTGGCGGCCTATCTTTTCAGCGTTCTCTTGACGGTGGCGCGGCCGGGATCGGAAACTTTCTATGAAGCGGCGGCGCTTCTTGTAACTTTCGTGCTTTTCGGTCACTGGATGGAAATGAAGTCCCGGCGCGGCACTTCCGACGCGCTCCGCGCGCTTTTTGATTTGGTGCCGCCGCAGGCAAAAGTGGTTCGCGATGGAAAAGAGATCACGATTCCAAGCGCCGAAATTATTCATAATGATATTGTGGTTCTGCGGCCCGGCGACAAGGTGCCGGTTGATGGCGTCATTGTTGATGGAGAGTCATCAATTGATGAGTCTCTTGTTACCGGCGAATCAATTCCGGTTTCGAAAACGGTCAGCGATAAGGTGGTGGGCGGTTCGGTAAACCAAACCGGCGCGGTTAAATTCAAGGCGACGCAAGTCGGTTCGGAAACTGTCCTAGCTCAAATCATAAAACTTGTTGAAACTGCCCAAAACTCTAAAGCTCCGGGCCAGCGCATTGCCGACAAGGCTGCCGGCTGGCTGGTGATAGTTGCTATTAGTTCGGGACTCGCCGCGTTTATGGGGTGGTATTTTGGCGCTGATGCCGGACTTCTTATTGCGCTTACTTTCGCGATTTCCGCGGTAGTAATTGCCTGCCCGGATGCTTTGGGTTTGGCAACGCCAACTGCAGTCGCGGTCGGAACGGGAATCGGCGCCAAGCACAACATTCTTATTAAAGACGCGGCGACTCTTGAAAACACCTCGCGAATCAGCGCGATTATTTTGGATAAAACCGGAACACTTACGGAAGGAAAACCAAAAGTTACTGATGTTATGGCATTTAATGATTTTACCGAAGATGATTTGCTCAAATACGAAGCCAGCTTGGAAGCCGGGTCTAATCATCCGCTGGCCAAGGCCATATTTGAAGAAACCGAAAGGCGCAATGCCTTACCGCTTAAGCCAATGGAAAATTTTGAGTCTATTGCCGGCTACGGACTTAAAGCGAAAATTGCCGGCAAGATTGTTTTGGCCGGAAAAGAAAAGTTGCTTAATGATAACGGCGTTGCGACCGAACCGATGAAAGACATTCTTGATCGGTTGGCAAAAGAGGGGAAAACGCTAAGCCTGCTTTCGATTGATGGAGTTTTTGCCGGCGTTATTGCCGCGGCGGACCCGCCTCGGGCAAATTCTAAAAAAACTATTATGGCGCTAAAGAATCTGGGGTTAGAGGTGGCGATGATCACCGGCGATCACCCAAAAGTGGCGGAAGGCATTGGGCATGAGCTTGGTATTGATAGGGTATTTGCCGAAGTGCTTCCTGGCGATAAAGCAAAATATGTTAAAAAATTGCAGGATGAAGGAAAGTTTGTGGCGATGGTTGGCGACGGCATCAATGACGCGCCGGCACTCGCGCAGTCGGATATCGGTATTGCTATCGGCGCCGGAACGGATGTTGCCATAGAAACCGGCAATATCGTTCTTATGAAATCGGACCCGTACGACATTGTCGCGGCTTTGCGCTTAAGCAAGGCCACGGTTACTAAAATGAAGCAGAATCTTTTCTGGGCGGCTATTTATAATATTTTAGCGATACCGGTTGCGGCCGGAATATTTTACAGCTCGCTTGGCTGGTCTTTGCGGCCGGAAATTTCTGCGCTTTTAATGTCGGCCTCATCAATCATCGTTGCTACTAATGCAGTATTATTAAAAAGAGTTGAACCAAAGCTAAAAATTTAA
- a CDS encoding ABC transporter ATP-binding protein, producing the protein MENSEETREIPLTWRDYVKSAKETASLFKWVVRELSTDACRYWTKRFIVALLFSTAFTAASPWFFGYIFNGLTDRKWRTIIIGFAGIALCFIFDRIASYYRDIAREYIAGMSWGTLDERITELFFEKSMGQHIQESSSLNVANIDKGRGKVIHLHNMMLFDGIPMLLSLLFSYIMIWVFSIVAGAITTFVIAVYLIWMLFLNQKVIEVCFPIDKEFRKLNRYRLERWEKVERVKTCGKELEELPFMSAWFNRAINQDRGFWIWVIKQCSFRGSFNFLGFFMILSYGAWQVYSGNWIIGSLYSLYIWSLRVLENIWRVGDIEHEFNWNMPAVRSMINALSIKPDLVEKDNALGTSNISEIGIEFKDVTHTYPFGSEEDEDNSSKKNGMPVVSKINFTIDPGDKVALIGESGAGKTTIMRLLLRYMDPDHGNIFVNSADLRDVKLKSWMSCIGYIPQQSQIYDGTVRYNLTYGLSPEKREKITDDELWKLMRSLKVDFGSRLVNGLETMVGRNGIKLSGGEAQRLMIAAATIKNPLLLVIDEATSNLDSSTEKAVQAGLAAILESKISALIVAHRLSTIRKLCNKFIVLKNSDEVKNGGSQIEAIAGSFEELYKISPTFKRLADDQDIVI; encoded by the coding sequence ATGGAAAATTCTGAAGAAACAAGAGAAATCCCGCTTACTTGGCGCGATTATGTTAAAAGCGCTAAAGAAACCGCATCTCTATTCAAGTGGGTTGTTCGAGAGCTTTCAACCGATGCGTGCCGGTATTGGACCAAGCGGTTCATAGTAGCCTTGCTTTTCTCTACCGCTTTTACGGCGGCTTCCCCATGGTTTTTCGGTTATATTTTTAACGGTTTAACGGATCGCAAATGGCGCACCATTATAATCGGCTTTGCCGGTATTGCCTTATGTTTCATTTTTGATAGAATTGCCAGCTACTATAGAGATATCGCAAGAGAGTATATTGCCGGTATGAGCTGGGGAACTTTAGACGAGCGCATTACGGAGCTCTTCTTTGAAAAGTCAATGGGTCAGCACATACAGGAGAGCTCGTCTCTAAACGTTGCCAATATAGACAAGGGCCGCGGCAAAGTGATTCATCTTCACAATATGATGTTGTTTGACGGAATTCCCATGCTGCTGTCGCTGTTGTTTTCCTATATTATGATATGGGTTTTTAGCATAGTTGCCGGAGCGATTACAACTTTTGTCATTGCCGTTTATCTGATTTGGATGTTGTTTCTTAATCAGAAAGTGATTGAAGTTTGTTTCCCGATCGATAAAGAATTTAGAAAATTAAATCGCTATCGCCTTGAACGCTGGGAAAAAGTTGAACGAGTAAAAACATGCGGCAAGGAGTTAGAAGAACTTCCGTTTATGAGTGCATGGTTTAATAGAGCGATAAATCAAGATAGAGGTTTTTGGATTTGGGTAATAAAACAGTGCAGTTTTCGCGGTTCTTTTAACTTTCTGGGGTTCTTCATGATATTGAGTTATGGCGCTTGGCAGGTTTATAGCGGCAACTGGATAATTGGATCATTATACTCTCTTTACATTTGGAGCTTGAGAGTTCTTGAAAATATCTGGCGCGTAGGAGACATTGAGCACGAATTTAACTGGAATATGCCGGCAGTTCGCTCAATGATAAATGCCTTGTCAATAAAGCCGGATTTGGTTGAGAAAGATAATGCGCTCGGTACTTCTAATATTTCAGAGATTGGCATTGAATTTAAGGATGTTACCCACACTTATCCGTTTGGAAGCGAAGAAGATGAAGACAATAGTTCTAAAAAGAACGGAATGCCGGTTGTCAGTAAAATCAATTTTACTATTGATCCGGGCGATAAAGTTGCGTTAATTGGAGAAAGTGGCGCTGGAAAAACCACGATTATGAGGCTGCTTCTAAGATATATGGATCCTGACCACGGGAATATATTTGTTAACTCTGCAGATCTTCGCGATGTAAAATTAAAATCATGGATGAGTTGCATCGGCTACATTCCCCAGCAGTCGCAAATATACGACGGCACGGTTCGCTATAACTTAACTTACGGTCTAAGCCCGGAAAAACGGGAAAAAATTACCGATGATGAGCTGTGGAAGTTAATGAGGTCATTAAAAGTGGATTTCGGCAGCCGATTAGTCAATGGGTTGGAAACGATGGTCGGAAGAAACGGCATTAAACTGTCTGGCGGTGAAGCGCAGCGTCTTATGATAGCTGCGGCGACGATAAAGAACCCGCTTCTTTTGGTAATTGATGAAGCAACGAGCAATCTTGACTCGTCTACGGAAAAAGCGGTTCAGGCCGGTTTGGCTGCGATTCTCGAAAGCAAAATCAGCGCTTTGATTGTGGCGCACCGCTTGAGCACGATTCGCAAGCTTTGCAACAAATTTATTGTTCTTAAAAATTCCGATGAAGTTAAAAACGGCGGTTCTCAAATAGAGGCGATTGCCGGTTCTTTTGAAGAGTTGTATAAAATTTCGCCGACTTTCAAGCGATTGGCCGATGACCAGGATATAGTTATTTAG